ATTTATGCCAATCCCTGCAAGCAAGTTTCTCAGATCAAGTATGCGTCTGCCCACGGCGTTCAGATGATGACCTTTGATAGCGAGGTGGAACTGATGAAAGTAGCACGTTGTCATGACAATGCCAAgtaagatttttctttttttcaccattaaaGCTTGATTCTTATCTGCCTTTTCCATTTAACTTTCACCCTCTTAAACTTTCTGCTCTCTTTGCTCAGGTTGGTCCTGCGTATTGCCACAGATGACTCAAAGGCAGTTTGTCGACTGAGTGTGAAGTTTGGGGCCCCACTCAAAGCTTGTCGAGGGCTTCTGGAGCGGGCTAAAGAGCTGGGTTTGGATGTGATTGGAGTCAGCTTCCATGTTGGCAGTGGCTGCACTGATCCTGAGACCTACACCCAGGCTATCACTGACGCCCGCTGCGTTTTTGACATGGGGGTAGGTTTGGGTGAATGCATTCATGATTGCAGTTATATATTTGCTGCtcacagaaaataaacatgtcttTAAATTTGTGAACTAGGATGAGCTGGGCTTCAACATGGATCTGCTTGACATCGGAGGGGGTTTCCCTGGTTCAGACGACACTGAACTTAAATTTGAGGAGGTATGTACTTTTTCAATAATGTACAGTGTCCTGATGGCAAATCAGTAGCCTTTTTACATAttaagttgttttgttttatcaCATGGACTGATATTAGTTCataaggcatttttttttcttggtagATCACAGCAGTGATCAATCCTGCCCTGGACAAGTATTTCCCTGCTGACACTGGTATCAAGATCATTGCTGAGCCTGGGCGCTTTTATGTAGCCTCAGCTTACACACTGGTTGTTAACATCATTGCCAAGAAGGTCATCATGGACGAGGAGTCAGCATCTGATGGTAAcagtcttcattttaaagtctaATTCAGAAATGTGGTTTTGATctggcattttttaaacaaaaatgtatccTTCTGTCACAGAGGAGGACGAAGGGACCAATGACAGGACCCTGATGTACTACGTCAACGATGGAGTGTATGGATCCTTCAACTGTATTCTTTATGACCATGCTCACTGCTTGCCAACACTACATAAGgtaacattgtttttaaaaaatgaatggccttgtgtgtgtaaaataaaacaaaagtggATCTATGAAAGGTGAAACAATTAGCAGTGCTAAACACTTTGTGTTAATCTGTTGTGACCCTAATAGAAGCCAAAGCCGGATGAGGCCATGTACCCTTGCAGTATCTGGGGCCCAACATGCGATGGCCTGGATCGCATTGTTGAGCAGTGCAGCCTGCCTGACCTGCAGGTGGGTGACTGGCTGGTCTTTGAAAACATGGGGGCTTACACTGTGGCTGCTTCCTCCACCTTCAACGGCTTCCAACGACCAGACATTCACTACGTCATGTCCCGCACTGCCTGGTGAGTAAAGGTTACAGAAGTTAGAAGTGGTCAACAATCAGACATGcatgttttcagatgttaaCAAGAGATGGCTACAATCTATAGGCCTACAACTATAGAAAGGCTTGGGTCAGCGCCACATTAAACCATACTAAACAACCTTTTTCTGCCATATTTGTGCAGAGAGCTTTAACTTGTATCGCACTCAAGCCTCTAATGTAGGCTTGTTTCAAGTCAAAAGTCTGGTTAGGATGACAACACACACAactattttcaaaaataaccaGTTTGAAAAATGCATGAGACAAGGACAGTTCCATCTGATTTTCAACAGTCCTCCAAACCCACACGTGAAGTTGATACAGGTAGACTATGAGACCACACAGACAAGATCTCATAGAAGCTTTTGATCATATCATGGTGAAAGTtctttttgctttgaaaaacagaaaagaatatGGATGGAATCTTATTGGCTTGGAAGATGGTATGAATGTTAATTACACAACTGCAGCCTAAGcctttgttgctttcatttatGTACACTGCAAAAGTAGACATCTCATTGGTGATGCTTCACAGCCTGCCCGTCATTTGCGTTTGTGGTTGTTCCATCAGGGGCAGTCTGATCTGGAGTCACACATATCAGTCATGTTAGTAATTTGTGATTCCAGATTGGGGAGGCTCTGACTTACTCAGGAGAAGAATTACTTACTTTAAGATCATGTGGCAAATCTGACCATAAATCATCTAGAGTATAGGCAGCCTAAGCAGTCCAATtatctttttatctaataaGTGCTACTTAGGTTTTCTGAACATGCACATCCAAACTAAGGTGGGCAAGTGCTGAGTCAAAAATTAATATGAAGCTAATATGATACGTCTCGCAAACTGCAGGGCTTTATTGTCAAAGTTAAATATTGATTTGCTTTAGAGGAGCAGTCCTTGAAATGTTGCTACTTTGGAGTTATACAGAATTTGGACGTTAGAGGTCTGCAgtaacattttttgtttcttcacaAAGCTTCCAAGCATGCCTACTCTGGCTTTCATATTggatttatttctaaaatatgGCCGTCTGATCAAAGGTAAAATTAATTgcttttgcattattttacacTTCGTAAGCAAACTGaactcttgtttgttttttgtccacAGGCAACAAGTGCAGCAGATCTGTTCCCAGGGCATGCCAGCTCCAGCAGAGGACTCTAGCGTGTTTGAAGTTCCAGCCTGCTGTGGCAGAGAGAGCAGCTTGGAGATGCCCACTAAGCCCTACCAGGCCCATGTGGTTTGAATGAAAACTGTTCATCCAATCAGTGTCAACATCTCATATCATTTTGTCATCGGTTACCGAAgtttctttctttatctttttgtcTCCTCCCCAAAATGTAAAACGTGACATTTTAAGGCCAGTTACTTGACAGGAGAATGAGAGGCGCTTGTCGTTGCACAAATTTTTGTCCTGTATGGAAGCTGCCAATCAATCCTCATTGTAATGAGGCTAAATCACACTCCCAACGTCCCTGTGTTCCTGGCAGAGAGTTACAGGGCGGCTCTGTTCTTTACCATTTTACTCCAGTTGCTTTTTGGAGTCTGACTGTAAGAGCTAAAGCACTGTAGTTCGTGAAGATCTTATTTCCTGAACTTGAAACTGTTTCTTTGCAAAGACATCTCACAACTACTTCATGTTTCCCCATCACCATACGACTCACAACACTTGAAGCTGTAGCAATAGTCCAAGTGGTGAGGGGTTACTCCTGCTTATAGTTTAATACTATTAATCTAAATAGTAGCAAATTCCTGCTGTGAGATGGTTTATTATTGAACTGCAAATCCTCCGTAGCCCTTTTTAACAACAGAAGTAGTTGGTAAATGCAAAGATGTGGTTTGGAGGTGATTTTATTCCTCAAAACATGGCtgctatgtttttttaatttatattttccATGATTGCAGCTTCCCTACAGAACCCCTTAAGTGTTAATCTTTAATATGTTTACAAGAAACATATTTATTCTTTATATTAATATTTgaagtctgtgtttgtttgttttttactttatgtAAAGGCCTGTCTGCTGATTATTCACAGAGCCAATGCAACATTTGAATATGTAAAAGTATACACAGAAAGGTATGAAAATGCATGCATCACATTTTGCATGTCAAAGCACCATACAGTGTATCTCTACTAACATTGCTGAAGCACTTCAGAAAACTGTAATGTACGTACATGTTCTCCTTATTCAGCATGTGAATTTTCTGTAGTTACACCACAACTGCTCCAATAACTGGATCTTAAGGATTAACACTTAAAAAAGACAGGGACTCAATGAGCAGACTGcatctctcctcttctcctcctattattttttatctttatttttttgtagaaGGCAAGAAGTGTGTTTATGATATAAATAAGGAGCAGTGTTTAACCGTATGTTTGAAATGGATACGAAAGAGTCGGGATTGCAAATTCATAACGCTTTCCTATGGAAACTTTTtgaagttttgtatttttttaataaataaaacattaggTGCAGAGCCAAATTGTTTCTTTTTGATTTAAGTGTTTGTACTTCTTGTAGTTAAACAGGACTTGAGATGTGTAAAGAGCTCTATCTGGTGGTTAAAGATGAAACTTGTCAAACCTTTCATACTGGTGCAACAGGTTCTGCTTTGCATAAACACAGCTGAGTTATGAGTGAGAGAAACACTGAGTTACTGAGTCAGTATGTGAGTTAAGAATCGACATCCTAAGGTAAGGATCAGGTTTGAAAAGCATTCTTAAATgaacatgggttaaaaaaattcCTTACCAATTACATCctgccatttggaggcccagtcCCTTTTTACATCTCAGTGTGGCTGTGCATTTTTAAGAttcattttttggcttttttgcatTGTATTTGCTTGGGGAGTGACCACAGGTGGTTTTACTATAAACCCACACAGACTTTCAAtcaattgtttattttaatagTCAAACAGACAACATACAGGACAAACCCTGCTCCCCTGGCACATATCCCCTACAGACTACTGGAAAGTACAGAATaaccatttaaaaaaggaaaaacaaaataaaaataagtcaaaaataGTAAGGCACACCAAAACTGATCAATGCAGTACTAACTCCAAAGAAATATGGCATATTGTACTATTTACATAAGACAGAAATGGAATCCAGGCCTTTTAGCAGCACAACAGAAAGTCagcttattattattattttttgataaGATAAAACACCTCTTTAATCCAGTTTGAATTGGCAAGTGGAGTTGAGGATTCCACATTAACATTATCAACCTTCTGgacaataaagctttaaaatgctATCAAGTTCTAATTAGCAGAAGAGAAATTAAGTGGAAAGGGCAGCACACCAAACAGTACAGTAAAAACATGAGGAATAACATTCTTCCCATTTACCTTTGAGAGTGTATCATAGATTTCAGACCAGAATCTATTCATAAAGGGGCAATCCCAAAACGTGTATATTTTGCTCTAGCTTGTTGCTATCAATCACATAGAGGAGACACTActtcagatgtttttgcttCGGTGTACTGAGCTCGATGTTAAATCCTACATTTAGTGAAACCATGTTTGGTATAGATCAATGACCTGTGTACCCTTCTTAAATCTCTTTTCCAAAATATTACTTGAAATGATCTCTTCCAAATCCTTCTCCAAAATAGTTTTATGGGCACTGGAAGACCATGAATGGAGATTGTAAATGTTAGAATAAATGGGGGAAAGTTCTCCTTTCCGTGTGGAGAGGCTCCAAAAATATctaaatcaaaaacacaaagaagagcaAGAAAGTCTGCAAATAAGTTTCAAACAAAATTGAGAGCTTAAGGATACCTAAAGAAATGTCCTTCAGTAAGTGAAAACTTTTCCGCTTATTGTTAGAAGGAAGCAAAAACAGACTCTATGTATGAGTCTGTCAAAGGTTTTATACCCAAACCAGCCCAGACAGAGAAAGTACTACCCAGTTAAGATTGGGGGTAATATGATTGGTGTCTTAAAGAAAGTAACGTAAGCTAAAATAGCATCTAAACTGGAGCcagattttttctttactttaaaaaagtagCAGTCTATGATTACATTGTTACATAACGTTGTTCCCTACCAGAAGTaagtcattttcttttaaaataaaagcaggttttttatccaaacagaaagTAAATTACCCCAATCTTAAGACAGTATTACAAAGTAAAATCCTAAAAAATAAGTttgttggaaaaataaatttaactgATCTACTTTCACAGAGAAAGCAACTTAACATGGAATAAACTTGATTGAGTCATTGTGTACATTCACTTCTGCATATTTCTTAATGTCTAACAGTTTTTATAAGTGCTTTTCACAGAATAAGCACTTTAAGCTGAAGCTGTTTGCAGAACCAACTCAAATGATAAATCTCTAAAGGTCGAGAtcataaactggcaaaaatggcatccatgggagggttccaaggccaaaaccactgctgacaaaaaagaacacaaaggctcgtcttacatttgccaaaaaacatcttgatgatccccaagacttttggagaaatattctgtggactgatgagacagaagttaaatttttttttggaatgtgtGCAGCTCattaccagcaagtccacctctgactggCTAAAAGAAACAGCatcaaggttttggagtggccaagtccaATCCGGACtgaaatccaattgagatgctgtggtgtgaccttaaacaggcagttcatgctgaaataccctccaatatggctgagttaaaacaattctccaaagaagagtggaccaaaattcctccacagtgacgcgaaagactcatcaccagtcaTTGCAtatgtttgatttcagttattgctgcccagggtggcacaaccagttattaggttcagggggcagtTACTTATTCACACAGGggcagataggtttggattttttcctttaataaataaaataataatttagaaactgcattttgtttttacttgggttgtctttgtgagatatttaaattggtttgatgatccgaaacatttaagagttaaattcatgaaaaaatgaGACTATGATTTTACCACAGCGATATTTTTCTGCTCAAAATGTTTCCTGATGTACTCAGTGATGGCTCTCTCATTATTGATCTCTTTTCTGAACAACATGATGTAACATTTTGGGGCCAGGTGAAAGCCAAGGATGCTGTAGCTAAAAACGAGAATGGCTGCACTCTCTATGGCTCGTTTGTACTTCCCAGACTTGCTGATGTAAATTGGGATAAAGAGGATCCAAATGATCAGAAACAGCATCATACTGATGCTGATCAGACTTGCATTTTTATACAAGTCTGGGAGCTGTTTGCTTTTGAAAGCAAATAGGAAACAAATGAAAGCCAAGGCAGCATTGTAGCtcaacattgcaaaaaaaaaaggtttggagCCTTTGGTGcattgcaataaaatggtttgTGGTGACTTATGATCGACAATTTCAGGGGGGTAGAAGTACAACCATGGCACACACAGTGCCACCTGGATCCCGCAGACAACAGTTACTATTGCTGCCGGCTTGTTGAGCCGTTTTATCCACGTACCCAGCTTTGCATTGAAGTTGAAGCCTAGTAAGATCTGGAGCAGGTTGGCCAAAATGCACGCGATGCAAAGGGAACAGGAAATGCCAAATAACGGCATACCTAACCTGCAGGAAGCTTCAGTGGGTTGTCCAGTGAAGGTGAAAGTGAGGCAGAAGCAAGCCAGCAAGGCGACAAGCTCCAAGAAACACAAATAACCCCCAACAGCCTTCACGATGGGAGTGCaacaataaatcttaaacaGAACGGCAAAGACGATGACAACAATGATCCCAAGCACAGCCAGGCAACTCAAAATGACAACAAAGTGGTTGGACCAGTAAAGgtattccttttttttgtccacACAGCAATCCTTATTTTGAGAAGAAAACTCAAACTCGTTACAGCGGCCACACTTGTCACCTGTGGAAACAAAGACATACACATGAGATGACTGCATTAGGAAAGGACAAATACGTTTTCATATTTATTataaagcttctgtgaggaactagggtttgtgttgattttggtcGCCCATGTGGACAAAGGGATTCCTCTTTTGTGCCCAAGTTTTGACTTTATTGGCATTTGTGTGCGCAGTGATTCACAGGAATACTAAATCCTCACGCATTTTTCAGTTTATTCAGTAAATGTTTGAAGTTTGTGAAGAAAATAAGACACTCTTTTGAGCAGCCAAATGTTCCTTGATTTGCTTTCTTTAAAGtcatagcaaatttgatatttttttcttcatgttttgatTTGGAAAAGAATGTGCAGTGTTGCACATGCATTTACAAGCACGGAAATAAAAGCTATTAAGAGCAATTATGAGCTTTACTCCgtttttttttaagcacacTGCTATTATTTTGAACACAACTGTACATCACGTTAGCCATTGTACATACCAGCTTATAGCCCACAACTTTCAAgagcaaaaatgtcttttccatgatgaaaagctttcagtgcagttcttttctctttttttaacaaagaaatgtggtctagttccgataaaactgctgctatactacagctacatttgAGCTAAATGCCACTGAGAATTAACAATGACAGTGGCCACCTGTTAGgaatttgacagacagaatgtttgtccaatcacctccagagattttttttaatggtcctgcctttcccaaacacagagTTGCTGCaaagatggatgtgaaatacattTATGTTATTGAAATACAAAGCAGTATATGTGGTATGTAAGATTATAAGGAAGTGCTGAAATGCAGCACGGTCACAGTGAAGCAGTATGACAGTAACGTTCTGTTATATTTGCATATTGATGCAAATTGACTCTACATCTAAAAAGAACAAGAAATATTCCTACAGTAGTTCCTACTCTGAACCTCACGCTAGACCACGTCACCCATCACTTTCACACATCACCTTTCTCAAcacaacataaacaaaacacaccaacacattAGACCCCAACACACAATAGCCATTACCCAAATGGGATGAAAACAGTGATCGTATCACAATTAAACAGCATTGTGTGGTGTTTTGTACTTCAAACAATGTAAAAACTATAATCTGTTTTTTCACACTCTAATTATGAATGAGTGTAAAAGAAGAGCTCAGTGGCTTTGGGCTGAAGCAGGAGAGTAGTCACATCCAAATAGATACGTCTACTTTTTCCTTTATGTCTTTAAGTTTGTATGTGTTAATTAGTTTCTTTGATTTCTGTCACTATTGCCCGCTAATAttatgttttgtattgtattgtatcgtattatACCATATTTTATCATACCCTCTCATgccatactgtatcatatcctattgaGCCATATTGTACCGTAcagtattgtattgtaccatatcataccatactgtaCAATATCGTATCACTCTGTCCTGGACCGTACTGCATTGTATGGTAtgttattacctccaccaaggaggttatgtgatcagcagggtttgttagtttgttagctacgtaactcaaaaagttatggacagattttgatgaaattttaaggacgtgtcacaaatggcataaggaagaactgattagattttgggactgatccggatccgtctggatccaggaattttttgaaggattctttactattgggagatagggctaatggcggaggtctgcactctccgagtgcttttctagtgttATTGTATGTTATTGTATGGTTACGTCTCGttttgtatcgtatcgtatcatatcgtatagTGTCCTATCGTAATGTATCGTATCATGCAGTGTTGTCGTCAAGCCACTTCACAAATCtcttcaattttttattttaaaggaaaagagGAACTGTTTAGTTGTGCACGAACAAAACCAGGCATTTACGACTCCATGGTGGAGtagccttagagacagggttAATTTTggtaaacatttttagttttattctttaGACAAAAATACTTTTAGCTTTAGTCTCACTTTAGTCCTGATCACCTTTCAtagttttattctagttttagttgatgaaaactgaaaaacattgcAGTCCAGGATGAGggtcattgatttttattgatattgatactctTATTAATACTCCTTAATGATCACACTCTTCATCGATAATATTAGTTATATTAGCAtgattatttgtgtatttaggaCGGAAAAATGAGACTACATGTTTCAACTGAACTCATGCTTTACATCTACCTTACACTTAATAttctcatttaaaatgactgtatttattcagatttctcactacaaactaaaattccaattttctcCGTGGAACATTTGAACACATCGTAAAAGGGTCTCATCTTCGTAGTCCCTTCAATAATCTAAAGTCTGAGTTGTCATTAAATATATCATAATTTTACTGTATGCCACCTTGTTTAGCTCACTAATCAGCGTTATCTTGCCAATGTTCACGCAGATTTCAATgttggattgatatttttaaccaacAGGACTCACTACAAggttttaagactttttatcactctgtccaaggctgaggaggattactggacatcagcaacagcagctaatatgacgagtctgagcagctgatggagattttcCCAGATTCAAAGGTAGGTCAACAGcgatttagtttaatttcttgtaaaaatTACTGCATGAAAACAGAGACGAGCCACAGGTTTAAGCCTCCTATCATTTTGTGTTCCATCGTATCCCTTTGTACTGTTTGAGTCACTGTTTGtccatgtttattttatcaTCATGTTTAGGGTTTAACTTACCATTTCCAGCGGAAAACTCTCCTTCAGCACACGGTATACagtatttgcagcacttctttTGTAGTATCTTCAACTCCTGTCCTGGCGGACAAGTTTTGGAGCAGTTGTAAGCAGTTGTctataaaagacagaaaataattaTTAGGAAATTATATGTTCAATTATTCTCAGAATTAAATTTTACATTGTGTAGTTCATTGTGCATGATTTGATCTTACCAGCAGACTGGACATTTTTCCGACAAGATCTTCCGGGACTTTGATTGTTTTGTTCGGCCAGTACTCTCCAATAGTTTCTATTTGTGGATTAGTCATGACCCAATAGACAATATCATATCCCAAACTAGGGTCTCCACTGGAGTCAAAGTTTATGTGGGTAGTGTTCACAGTGAGGCTGACATTTCTGATTTCCAAAAGAAGCTGTGGACAAAAACATCAGTGGAAGTTAATTGGTGTGAAACCACAAATTGCTGTTGCTTCCATGCTATTCAGAAAACTTCTAgttcttatatttttttattctttaacaaAGTAATAGTTTGATGATGTGGGATAAACAAATACatccatttattcattttcatgtgAATTTACAAAAAGAATATTAAGAACAGTCCTGTAATCATAGGGCTACAGTCTGATTTTTGAATCTCCCAAGAGGAAAAAGGTTTCAATATTCCTTCTGTGTGATGATTTCCATTTTGTTCAGCTAAGTCCACAATGTGCAGTTTCTATACAGCTGTGTTGCTTCTCTAGTACCACCCTGAGGAGACTGAGCATCTATTAGCTATAATATGTGAGCAAAGAtctcatttcaaaataagaggaaTTATAAGAGATGAAAATGTTATGTTTAGAAAGTAGGGCTGTCAGAATTAAGCTTGTTAATCGTGACTAATTAAGGTCCAAATTAAGTGCACTTATATTCTAATTGAGATTAATCGCATGATTTAAagtccctttcaacacactttggttaggGTGTGTCAGCATCTCTttgcagtcacagtgatgtaaaataaatccaccactgcttcttaatgtctcatttcactttaaaaactcatagacagctcagtggacaagtcagagaCAAGTCTGCacttttttaatgatgttattttcaatccatagcaagttcctttttccatgttaGGTCTATGTAGGTCTGTGTAACTGTCAAAGTGAGACACCCGGTCAGGTGTGTGCATGAAGACTTCATAAACAAAATGTCAGAATGTCTGGGAGGGAGGCCTTGGATTCAGTCttataaataaactgaaaaacatgtctgtgacGCTTCATGAAGTGATCGTATCCAATGCTTTAACAGTTtatattaaccttgcaaagcagatggattcacccatttctAAGTTTtgttactggcaaatccatctcgcaaagctcccatctgaaccatttgggcctggtttgaaagtgacaggaccaatcagcttcaaggggcagtactttcaggtgcggtggattggtgacgtaagcaagcagtgacaagaggcaggtgcaattatagcggaagacattagcctggatgctgctaaagcggcaCTTTTagcagaacttgacaacatttcctcattaaaagaagaacaaagaactgcattgagttgtcttcttttcaaaaacgccaaaagtcatgtactgacatgtctactgtCGCCATAgttcgtgttatgcagctctctatggagtatAATCGTTGGTAGCAGCGTACCTCAGTTTGGGGCTACgtcacctgttttgttgctctgattggcccataaagatgtgaaagaaaaaaggttCATCTAATCCCCCttcgggtttttttttttttttttttaaaaggctgtgccctttcccaaacgccgtctatggaagttttttccagatggatgtgtgaaacaaatatgcccatacatttgatttaaatgccagcagtgcatccctaatgtccttccctggtgctgccatatttgTTTTACTGTCTCCTGCTGTGTGTCCGTCACCTTTGCCAACCTTAACGGACAAAGCGTGCTACAGCATCGTCAAGTGGACAGAAAAAGCAACTGATTTTATCTTTCTAGTATCATTTACTTCAGTTTATATTCAAAAATTAATATGAAgaaaatcaatacttggtgAACATGAATTTATACAATATTGCCACACTAAATAATTGGATACTATGCTGTAACAACTTTTCTTCTCATCCCTACAATTAGCCTACTCTGAAATAAtccttttccccttttctcagttttgttaAAGCAAGAGGTTTTTTGGATTCCCTGAATCAAACTAAACTGATAAACCAGATCAAACTGGAGCGGGCTGAATTGTTCCATATGAAATCAAATTGTAGCCTATGAATTTAGATTCAAATTGAATCATCTTGAAAAGGAGCGATTCACGCCCCTACTGCAAATCATTTTATGGAGTTTAAAACAACCTTTGTCACAGTAACTTCTCATTTATAACAGCAACAATGAATGGGCTAACTCTAACACAAGCAAACATCATtacaatatttcaaattttactgtttactgGCCAAGTTAATCCAAGCGAGATATAAGCACAGAAAAATATTCAGGATTGCTTCTTTGTGCCTCTCTGTGTGGTTTTATgagcatattttttttcattttaactgaAACACTAAACACAGATGCATTCATGTGGACTTCTATGTAGACTTTAGTATGCTGCCTGTGTATTtggaaaaaaggccaaaactCTGTAACTTCTTCCATTAGACATGTCTGTAAAAGgtctgtataaaacatggaagTTTTTTAATTGGTACAGACTTTTTGGTGCAAAAACATAACATATTGTTCCtttaagccagtggttctccACTGGTGAATCAGGACCTAAAGGTTGgttgcagagcagttttcagtgggtcgcgacAAGGGAGACTGTAAAAAACAATGGTGGCAAAAATCTTGTCCCTAGTCCCTATTAGACATGTATCGATACCTTCTATTTCACCCTGTTTTACAGTGAAATTTTGTAAATCACTGATTCTTGGGAATTTGGATAAAACATGTCTCACTAAGAAAAGTGCTAATTCTGTcggaaattaaaaacattttcatgaataaaaagaaTCAAGGTTATAATCAGGGGTTCCTTTGCACAAATGTAAGTTTCTTTTataggtttatttttattttttattgatttaatgaTTATATGCTGGTCCATTGCCTACAAAATCAGTTGTCCTCAGATAGGATATAATCATTTcaagttgattaaaaaaacaaaaagtaataattGAATTGAATATCTTTACCAAATGAAAGAGTAAATCATAATAtgtattaaaaactaaaaacagtgagtttttaacaatatttactATTATTTTGTGGTTGCTCTA
This genomic window from Cheilinus undulatus linkage group 18, ASM1832078v1, whole genome shotgun sequence contains:
- the odc1 gene encoding ornithine decarboxylase, which gives rise to MNTTAPTEFEFSFLEEGFSARDIVEQKINESSMTDDRDAFYVCDLGDVLKKQLRWVRALPRVTPFYAVKCNDSRAVVMTLASLGTGFDCASKTEIQLVQSLGVDPSRIIYANPCKQVSQIKYASAHGVQMMTFDSEVELMKVARCHDNAKLVLRIATDDSKAVCRLSVKFGAPLKACRGLLERAKELGLDVIGVSFHVGSGCTDPETYTQAITDARCVFDMGDELGFNMDLLDIGGGFPGSDDTELKFEEITAVINPALDKYFPADTGIKIIAEPGRFYVASAYTLVVNIIAKKVIMDEESASDEEDEGTNDRTLMYYVNDGVYGSFNCILYDHAHCLPTLHKKPKPDEAMYPCSIWGPTCDGLDRIVEQCSLPDLQVGDWLVFENMGAYTVAASSTFNGFQRPDIHYVMSRTAWQQVQQICSQGMPAPAEDSSVFEVPACCGRESSLEMPTKPYQAHVV